In the Thermodesulfovibrio yellowstonii DSM 11347 genome, one interval contains:
- the prfB gene encoding peptide chain release factor 2 (programmed frameshift), with amino-acid sequence MVTSEDLKIYLKEIKEKIFSLRGCLEIEKLKNRLDDLDKELQKEEVWNDLEKIKKIQQEKNKLLEIVEPVENITNRFSYIEEALVIAETEEDGYLLLKDLEEEVENIKSQIEHLEIKLLLKGEHDKNNAIVSIHPGAGGTESQDWAEILMRMYLRWAEKKGFKVEIVDLQLGEEAGIKDVTFTVEGQYAYGYLKCESGVHRLVRVSPFDANKRRHTSFAAVSVLPEIEDNIQVEIKDEDIRVDTFRASGAGGQHVNKVSSAVRIVHIPTGIIVTCQTERSQHRNREIAMKILRSKIYALLQKEQEDKIKSITGNKKEIAWGSQIRSYILHPYRLIKDHRTDIEVYNVEDVLDGNIDIFIETYLKKFASIS; translated from the exons ATGGTTACATCTGAGGATTTAAAAATTTATTTAAAAGAAATTAAAGAAAAAATTTTCTCTTTAAGAGGTTGTCTT GAAATAGAGAAGCTTAAAAATAGATTAGACGATCTGGATAAAGAACTTCAGAAAGAGGAAGTCTGGAATGATTTAGAAAAGATAAAAAAAATTCAGCAGGAAAAAAATAAACTTTTAGAAATAGTTGAACCTGTTGAAAACATTACTAATCGTTTTTCATATATTGAGGAAGCTTTGGTTATTGCAGAAACAGAAGAAGATGGATACTTACTTTTAAAAGATTTAGAAGAGGAAGTAGAAAATATAAAATCACAAATTGAACATCTTGAAATAAAGCTTTTACTAAAAGGAGAGCACGATAAAAATAATGCTATAGTGTCAATTCATCCAGGAGCAGGTGGCACAGAAAGTCAGGATTGGGCTGAGATACTCATGCGTATGTATTTAAGATGGGCTGAAAAAAAAGGTTTTAAAGTTGAAATTGTTGATTTACAATTAGGCGAAGAAGCAGGAATTAAAGATGTTACTTTTACAGTTGAAGGTCAATATGCCTATGGATATTTAAAATGTGAATCCGGTGTTCATAGACTTGTAAGAGTTTCACCTTTTGATGCAAATAAAAGGAGACATACTTCTTTTGCTGCTGTGTCTGTTTTGCCTGAAATAGAAGATAATATTCAAGTTGAAATAAAAGATGAAGATATAAGAGTTGATACTTTTAGAGCTTCAGGAGCAGGTGGTCAACATGTAAATAAAGTTTCATCTGCTGTAAGAATTGTTCATATTCCAACAGGTATTATTGTTACTTGTCAGACTGAAAGATCTCAACATAGAAATAGAGAAATTGCAATGAAAATTTTGAGATCAAAAATTTATGCCCTTTTACAAAAGGAACAAGAAGACAAGATTAAATCTATTACAGGTAATAAAAAGGAAATAGCATGGGGAAGTCAGATAAGGTCATACATTCTTCATCCTTATAGGTTAATAAAAGACCATAGAACTGATATTGAAGTTTATAATGTTGAAGATGTTTTGGATGGTAATATAGATATTTTTATTGAGACGTATCTTAAAAAGTTTGCTTCAATTTCTTAA
- the dnaA gene encoding chromosomal replication initiator protein DnaA, whose product MNEINKIWQKILEIILEKVGESTFELWFSPIKLLDIKNSEAFIEVPNRFFKDWIEDNFPSIISDSFYQITGSQVEVKYIITGKEHETGLIEEKKQVIKKGNLNPKYTFDTFVVGPSNQFAHAASFRVAENPGFAYNPLFIYGGVGLGKTHLITAIGNYILDKKPEMNVCYISSEQFTGEFVSAIRHEKMPEFRNKYRTVDVFLVDDIQFIAGKDSTQEEFFHTFNELYSKQKQIVISSDRPPMEISDITDRLRSRFGMGLIADIQPPEIETRLAILYKKADMEGVKLPEDVAYFIASRVKSNVRELEGSLIKLCAYTSLTKVPISMDVAKYVLRDLLPDENKPITIELIQKAVCEAVGLKIQDIKSKKRTKEISNARKLAMYITKKLTNLSLAEIGNAFGGKDHATVIYACKQVEKEKEKDESISRLIDSIIKKVTGQ is encoded by the coding sequence ATGAATGAAATAAATAAAATCTGGCAAAAAATTTTAGAGATTATATTAGAGAAAGTGGGAGAATCAACTTTTGAATTATGGTTTTCTCCTATAAAGCTTTTAGATATAAAAAATTCTGAGGCTTTTATTGAAGTTCCAAATAGATTTTTTAAGGATTGGATAGAAGATAATTTCCCTTCAATAATCAGTGACTCATTTTATCAAATTACAGGCAGTCAAGTGGAAGTTAAATATATCATCACAGGTAAGGAACATGAAACAGGCTTAATTGAAGAAAAAAAACAGGTAATAAAAAAAGGTAACCTGAATCCAAAGTATACTTTTGATACTTTTGTTGTAGGTCCGTCAAATCAGTTTGCACATGCAGCCTCCTTTAGAGTAGCTGAAAATCCGGGATTTGCTTATAATCCTCTTTTTATATATGGAGGAGTCGGACTTGGTAAAACCCATCTTATAACAGCTATAGGAAATTATATTTTAGATAAAAAACCTGAAATGAATGTTTGTTATATCTCTTCAGAACAATTCACAGGAGAATTTGTTTCTGCAATAAGACATGAAAAAATGCCTGAATTCAGAAATAAATATAGAACAGTAGATGTATTTTTAGTAGATGATATTCAATTTATTGCAGGGAAGGATTCAACACAGGAAGAGTTCTTTCATACATTCAATGAGCTTTATAGTAAACAGAAACAGATAGTCATATCAAGTGATAGACCGCCAATGGAAATTTCAGATATTACTGACAGACTTCGTTCAAGATTTGGGATGGGGCTTATAGCAGATATTCAACCACCAGAAATAGAAACACGGCTTGCGATTTTATATAAGAAAGCAGATATGGAAGGTGTTAAATTACCAGAAGATGTAGCATATTTTATAGCCTCAAGAGTGAAATCAAATGTAAGAGAGCTTGAAGGCTCTTTAATCAAGCTTTGTGCATATACTTCTCTTACAAAAGTACCAATAAGTATGGATGTAGCAAAATATGTGCTAAGAGATTTACTTCCTGATGAAAATAAGCCAATTACAATTGAATTAATCCAGAAAGCCGTATGTGAGGCTGTAGGGCTTAAGATTCAGGATATTAAATCAAAAAAAAGAACAAAGGAAATATCAAATGCAAGAAAATTAGCCATGTATATAACAAAAAAACTTACGAATCTTTCTCTTGCAGAAATAGGTAATGCATTCGGTGGCAAGGATCATGCAACAGTTATATATGCTTGCAAACAGGTTGAAAAAGAGAAGGAAAAGGATGAATCTATAAGTAGACTAATAGATAGCATAATAAAAAAAGTTACAGGACAATAA
- the dnaN gene encoding DNA polymerase III subunit beta, translating to MHLKLKKQKIQESLSKIQNIVEKKSIMPVLNHFLMDVTENAVFILATDLETAVKQPLEAEVLEIGKACIPARKFYEIVKELDEDIEIMLLEQWIKIQSGRSNFRLASLDPSEFPVWPQIGDATQINLSRDFLLTAIEKTIYASGEADARYVLNGLLFQIKEPAEFNVVGTDGHRLAHFKATVEDISSIEGEKKVILSKKSLNELRKFLSDTETVSIHIGKTHVMCEIDGINFLTRMIEGNYPDYETVIPRHNDKIAIVDKNSLIASLKRVSVLSRERQNAVKTEWDKDLLIISSSDPEIGEARDELTVDYQGEPFIIGFNARYLIEALERITSDKAKITMSEPDKAVYITDGEAASFVYECVVMPLRL from the coding sequence ATGCATTTAAAACTGAAAAAACAAAAAATACAGGAAAGTCTTTCAAAAATTCAAAATATTGTTGAAAAAAAGAGCATAATGCCTGTATTAAATCATTTTCTAATGGATGTTACAGAGAATGCTGTATTTATTTTAGCCACAGACCTGGAAACAGCAGTAAAACAACCACTTGAAGCAGAAGTGCTTGAGATAGGCAAAGCATGCATTCCTGCAAGAAAATTTTATGAAATTGTAAAAGAATTAGATGAAGATATAGAAATAATGCTTTTAGAACAGTGGATTAAAATTCAGTCTGGAAGGTCAAATTTCAGACTTGCCAGCCTTGATCCTTCTGAATTTCCTGTATGGCCACAGATTGGAGACGCTACACAAATTAATTTATCAAGAGATTTTCTTCTTACAGCAATAGAGAAAACAATTTATGCTTCAGGCGAAGCTGATGCGAGATATGTTTTAAATGGACTTCTTTTTCAAATAAAAGAGCCTGCAGAATTTAATGTGGTTGGTACAGATGGACACAGGCTTGCTCATTTTAAGGCAACGGTTGAAGACATAAGTTCAATAGAAGGAGAAAAAAAAGTTATTCTTTCAAAAAAATCTTTAAATGAACTTAGAAAATTTCTATCTGATACGGAAACAGTTTCTATTCATATTGGTAAAACACATGTTATGTGCGAAATTGACGGGATAAACTTTCTTACCCGAATGATAGAGGGTAATTATCCAGACTATGAAACAGTAATACCAAGACATAATGATAAAATCGCTATTGTTGATAAAAATTCGTTAATAGCTTCATTAAAAAGAGTTTCTGTTTTAAGCAGAGAACGACAGAATGCTGTAAAAACAGAATGGGATAAAGATTTACTCATCATATCTTCATCAGACCCTGAAATTGGTGAGGCAAGAGATGAATTGACCGTTGATTATCAGGGTGAACCTTTTATTATCGGATTTAATGCAAGATATCTAATAGAGGCTCTTGAAAGAATTACATCAGATAAGGCAAAAATCACTATGAGCGAGCCAGATAAAGCTGTATATATAACAGATGGAGAGGCTGCCTCCTTTGTCTATGAATGTGTTGTTATGCCATTGAGGCTTTAA
- the gyrB gene encoding DNA topoisomerase (ATP-hydrolyzing) subunit B: MNKEESYKAEHIKILKGLEGVRTRPAMYIGSTGVEGLHHLVYEVVDNSVDEALAGFCNKIEVRLHTDGSCSVIDNGRGIPTEIHPDDPEKRTALEIVLTELHAGGKFESKAYKVSGGLHGVGLSVVNALSEWLEVEVQRDGKVVRQKYCRGIPVTGVEVIGQTEKTGTKIKFKADPEIFEVTEFSREILAHRFKELSYLNRGLKIILIDERDGYVEEFIKEGGIVSFVEDLNKGKKPLHPKPIYITGQKDRVIVEIAIQYNEGYSEEILTFVNNINTKEGGTHLVGFKSALTRTINSYAMLNGLLKEGKESLSGEDVREGIVGVISVKIPEPQFEGQTKMKLGNSEVKGIVETILNEKLSRWLEENPNYAKRIIEKAKDAARAREAAKKAKELTRRKGILEDTTLPGKLADCTEKDPSHAELFIVEGDSAGGSAKQARDRRSQAVLPLRGKILNVEKARIDKMLTSEEIKTLITAIGGGIGKEHFEPENVRYHKIILMTDADVDGAHIRTLLLTFFYRQMLPLIEKGYLYIAQPPLYRIKRGKWERYIQTEDEFHEFLMDIAVDEISFIEESELSTKKSFLKLLFEYGRILENFERKGFSPFYIENILETLQFQQDNQIVDLRDFETLQNIFEKIKLIQGIREDKNYIIRIKTEAVKTKSLWELYNKVMDAVKKGLTIQRYKGLGEMNPEQLWETTMDPEKRTLLQVTVEDAQRANEIFTILMGDEVEPRKEFIVRHALEVRNLDI; this comes from the coding sequence GTGAATAAAGAAGAGAGCTATAAAGCAGAACATATAAAGATTCTTAAAGGACTTGAAGGAGTAAGAACCCGCCCTGCAATGTATATTGGTTCAACAGGGGTTGAAGGACTTCATCATCTTGTTTATGAAGTGGTTGACAACAGTGTAGATGAGGCACTTGCAGGATTTTGCAATAAAATTGAAGTAAGGTTACATACAGATGGTAGTTGCTCTGTTATTGATAATGGTAGAGGCATTCCTACAGAAATTCATCCAGATGATCCTGAAAAAAGGACAGCTCTTGAGATTGTTCTTACAGAACTTCATGCAGGAGGAAAGTTTGAATCAAAGGCATATAAAGTATCAGGTGGACTTCATGGAGTAGGATTGAGTGTTGTTAATGCTCTTTCTGAATGGCTTGAGGTTGAGGTGCAAAGAGATGGTAAAGTAGTAAGACAAAAATATTGTCGTGGTATTCCAGTTACAGGGGTTGAGGTTATTGGACAAACAGAAAAGACAGGCACAAAGATAAAATTTAAAGCTGATCCAGAAATATTTGAAGTTACAGAGTTTTCAAGAGAAATTCTCGCCCACAGATTTAAAGAGTTATCCTATTTAAATAGAGGATTAAAGATCATTCTTATTGATGAACGTGATGGCTATGTGGAAGAGTTTATAAAAGAAGGCGGCATAGTTTCTTTTGTAGAAGATTTAAATAAAGGGAAAAAGCCTTTACATCCTAAGCCCATATATATTACAGGGCAAAAAGATAGAGTTATTGTTGAAATAGCTATCCAGTATAATGAAGGTTATTCAGAAGAAATTCTTACTTTTGTTAATAATATTAATACTAAAGAAGGTGGAACACATTTAGTAGGTTTTAAATCTGCTCTTACGAGAACAATAAATAGTTATGCAATGCTAAATGGACTTTTAAAAGAAGGAAAAGAATCACTTTCTGGTGAAGATGTAAGAGAAGGGATTGTTGGTGTAATAAGTGTAAAGATTCCTGAGCCTCAGTTTGAGGGGCAAACAAAAATGAAACTTGGTAACAGCGAGGTAAAGGGAATTGTAGAGACTATACTTAATGAGAAGCTTAGTAGATGGCTTGAAGAAAATCCTAATTATGCTAAAAGAATTATTGAAAAAGCAAAAGATGCGGCAAGAGCTCGTGAGGCAGCAAAAAAAGCAAAGGAATTGACACGAAGAAAGGGTATTCTTGAAGATACCACCTTACCCGGTAAGCTTGCTGACTGTACGGAAAAAGACCCTTCTCATGCTGAACTTTTCATTGTTGAGGGAGACAGTGCAGGTGGTTCTGCTAAACAAGCAAGGGACAGACGCAGTCAGGCTGTGCTACCTTTAAGAGGAAAGATTTTAAATGTAGAAAAGGCAAGAATAGACAAGATGTTGACATCTGAAGAGATAAAAACTCTCATTACAGCAATAGGGGGCGGCATTGGTAAGGAACATTTTGAACCTGAAAATGTCAGATATCATAAAATAATTCTTATGACAGATGCAGATGTAGATGGTGCGCATATAAGAACTCTTCTTTTAACGTTTTTTTACAGACAGATGCTTCCTTTAATTGAAAAAGGTTACCTCTACATAGCCCAGCCACCTCTTTACAGAATAAAAAGGGGTAAATGGGAGAGATATATACAGACAGAAGATGAATTTCATGAATTTCTTATGGATATTGCAGTTGATGAAATATCATTTATTGAAGAATCAGAATTGAGCACAAAAAAAAGTTTTTTGAAACTACTTTTTGAGTATGGAAGAATTCTTGAAAATTTTGAAAGAAAGGGATTTTCTCCATTTTATATAGAAAACATACTTGAAACACTGCAATTTCAACAAGATAATCAGATTGTTGATTTAAGGGATTTTGAAACCCTTCAAAATATATTTGAAAAAATTAAATTAATTCAGGGAATAAGAGAAGATAAAAACTACATTATTCGGATAAAAACTGAAGCAGTAAAAACAAAATCTCTTTGGGAACTTTACAATAAAGTTATGGATGCTGTAAAAAAAGGACTTACAATACAAAGGTACAAGGGACTTGGTGAAATGAATCCTGAGCAGTTATGGGAAACAACTATGGATCCTGAGAAAAGAACATTACTCCAGGTTACAGTTGAGGATGCTCAAAGAGCAAATGAGATATTTACGATACTTATGGGAGATGAAGTAGAGCCAAGAAAGGAATTTATTGTAAGGCATGCCCTTGAGGTGAGAAATCTTGATATATAA
- the serS gene encoding serine--tRNA ligase — protein sequence MLDIKFVRANPEKLKEALDKRGYQIDFEEFLSLERERLLLLREIEQKRAIRNSVSQEIAHLKKLKSDNETIDKLIAEMRKLGEELGSIEQKLREIEDKVQNFLLFLPNIPHDSVPLGKDENENVEIRRWGEPSHFDFEPMNHWDIGEILGIIDFERASKIAGSRFAIMKGMGARLERALINFMLDLHTQKGYIEVLPPILVNKVSMTGTGQLPKFEEDLFKIVDPEFYLIPTAEVPVTNIHREEILSEDELPIYYVSYTPCFRKEAGSHGKDVRGLIRQHQFNKVELVKFVKPEDSYEELESLTRDAEEVLKMLGLPYRVVALCTGDLGFASAKTYDIEVWLPGQGRYREISSCSNFEDFQARRANIRFRRRDKKGTEFVHTLNGSGLAIGRTLVAILENYQQKDGSVIVPEVLRPYMGIDVIR from the coding sequence ATGCTTGATATAAAATTTGTAAGAGCAAATCCTGAAAAACTAAAGGAAGCTTTAGACAAGAGAGGCTATCAGATAGACTTTGAAGAGTTTCTCTCTCTTGAAAGAGAAAGACTTTTGCTTTTAAGAGAGATTGAGCAAAAAAGAGCGATAAGAAACTCTGTTTCCCAAGAAATTGCCCACCTTAAAAAGTTAAAGAGTGACAATGAAACAATAGATAAACTTATAGCTGAAATGCGTAAACTTGGAGAAGAATTAGGCTCTATTGAGCAAAAACTACGGGAAATAGAAGATAAGGTTCAAAACTTCTTGCTTTTTCTCCCAAATATCCCTCATGATTCTGTCCCTCTTGGTAAAGATGAAAATGAGAATGTAGAGATAAGACGTTGGGGTGAACCCTCTCATTTTGATTTTGAGCCAATGAATCATTGGGATATAGGAGAGATTCTTGGAATAATAGATTTTGAGCGGGCAAGTAAAATTGCGGGAAGTAGATTTGCCATAATGAAAGGTATGGGAGCCCGACTTGAGAGAGCACTTATAAACTTTATGCTTGATCTGCACACACAGAAGGGATATATTGAGGTATTACCGCCAATTTTGGTAAATAAGGTTTCTATGACAGGGACAGGACAATTGCCTAAATTTGAAGAGGACCTCTTTAAAATAGTAGACCCAGAATTTTATTTAATTCCTACTGCAGAAGTTCCCGTAACAAATATTCACAGAGAAGAGATTCTCTCTGAAGATGAGTTGCCAATTTATTATGTATCTTATACTCCTTGCTTTCGTAAAGAAGCTGGATCACATGGCAAGGATGTAAGGGGACTCATTAGGCAGCATCAGTTTAATAAGGTTGAGCTTGTAAAATTTGTAAAACCTGAAGACTCCTATGAAGAACTTGAGTCTCTTACAAGGGATGCGGAAGAAGTTCTAAAGATGCTTGGGCTTCCCTATAGAGTAGTTGCTTTATGCACCGGAGATTTAGGATTTGCTTCAGCAAAAACCTATGATATTGAAGTATGGCTTCCAGGACAGGGTAGATACAGAGAGATTTCTTCTTGTTCCAATTTTGAAGACTTTCAGGCAAGAAGAGCTAATATAAGATTTCGTAGAAGAGATAAAAAAGGAACAGAGTTTGTCCACACATTAAACGGTTCAGGACTTGCCATTGGTAGAACATTGGTGGCAATTCTTGAAAACTATCAACAAAAAGACGGTTCTGTAATAGTGCCTGAAGTTTTAAGACCCTATATGGGTATAGATGTAATAAGATGA
- a CDS encoding EscU/YscU/HrcU family type III secretion system export apparatus switch protein, whose protein sequence is MTDSKKAVALKYEAEKDAAPKVVAKGRGFIAQKIIELARQHGVPMKEDEALVEVLSKLDIYEEIPVELYKAVAEILVFVYQVKGRIKG, encoded by the coding sequence ATGACAGATAGCAAAAAGGCAGTTGCATTAAAATACGAAGCAGAGAAGGATGCAGCTCCGAAGGTTGTTGCAAAAGGTAGGGGTTTTATAGCTCAGAAGATAATTGAACTGGCAAGGCAGCATGGAGTTCCTATGAAAGAAGATGAGGCTTTAGTGGAGGTTCTTTCAAAGCTTGATATTTATGAAGAGATTCCTGTGGAATTGTATAAGGCTGTAGCAGAAATTCTTGTTTTTGTATATCAAGTCAAAGGCAGGATAAAAGGATGA
- the trpC gene encoding indole-3-glycerol phosphate synthase TrpC has protein sequence MNILQRIVERKKLRITEQKKVLSFEDIKKKALAFGNKSDYLFYKKIKRLPHEPIKLIAEIKKASPLKGILKEYDIEEMANIYVSSGADAISVITEEDFFLGNPQFLVTIKKNHPHIPVLRKDFIFDEYQVYESKLLHSDAILLIASILTKEQCKTLYELTKSLGMDVLFEIHDEEDLDKSLFAGADIIGINNRNLKTLQIDINTTFKLKKLIPEGKVIVSESGISGKSHVQELIKQGVDAILVGTSIVLSDNPAEKIKELKFS, from the coding sequence ATGAATATATTACAGAGGATAGTGGAAAGAAAAAAGTTAAGAATTACGGAACAGAAAAAAGTTTTATCCTTTGAAGATATTAAAAAAAAGGCTTTGGCTTTTGGGAATAAGTCTGATTATCTGTTTTATAAAAAAATAAAAAGACTTCCCCATGAACCGATAAAACTTATTGCAGAAATAAAAAAAGCATCTCCTCTAAAGGGTATATTGAAAGAATATGATATAGAGGAAATGGCAAATATTTATGTATCCTCAGGTGCAGATGCAATTTCAGTTATAACCGAGGAAGATTTCTTTCTTGGAAACCCTCAATTTCTGGTGACTATTAAAAAAAATCATCCTCATATTCCGGTTTTAAGAAAAGATTTTATTTTTGATGAATACCAGGTCTATGAATCAAAATTGCTACATTCAGATGCAATTCTTTTAATTGCAAGCATTTTAACTAAGGAACAATGTAAAACTTTATATGAACTTACAAAGAGCCTTGGCATGGATGTTTTATTTGAGATTCATGATGAGGAAGATTTAGATAAATCATTGTTTGCTGGCGCTGATATAATAGGAATAAATAATAGAAATCTTAAGACTCTTCAGATTGACATTAACACAACTTTCAAACTTAAAAAATTAATTCCTGAAGGCAAGGTCATTGTTAGCGAAAGTGGGATTTCTGGAAAATCACATGTTCAGGAGCTTATTAAGCAAGGAGTAGATGCTATTTTAGTAGGGACATCAATTGTTTTAAGCGATAATCCTGCTGAAAAGATAAAAGAACTCAAATTTAGTTAA
- a CDS encoding thiamine pyrophosphate-dependent enzyme, translating to MPRLYLSGNEAIAYGLIQAGVRFITGYPGTPSSEIIPTFQKIIKNKGLKAFAEWSVNEKVAYEVAYGASLAEIKTAVTMKQVGLNVAMDPFMNSAYVGTNSAMVLVSVDDPGPHSSQTEQDSRFFAVAAKIPILDPSTVQEAYDFAKRAVELSRKYGIPVMLRGTTRVSHGRADVELKGNFVNEPLKAQFKILKDWDKKLWRYAATPRQRLMLHAALNEKIAEIERTNELRFFFKGDILIISSGAVFSYLYELIEEYGLQNKLTLAKVDMPYPLKKFDFSGYSRVIAIEESMPVLELQLCTEGRRNGIVPKQGELTPEVCEEILGRIGLIKRGKTITVPPLKRPSLCPGCAHRIALYAVKKVFGKKAIYAGDIGCYTLALNFGVTDTVLCMGASVSFGFGFKKAFQLAGTEQDVVSIIGDSTFFHTGIPPLIDAVHYRVPFLTIILDNKTVAMTGNQKTLSDEVSSSGEPVTPIIIENVVKGIGINFVQTVDPYDFDVSVKVLKDAKKFLKERNEVAVIVFRHLCVNTKEGLSANPRYNVAVVKELCKGCKLCLTEFECPAIVFKEEDVKAEIDHTICVGCGCCVHICPTKAIRLI from the coding sequence ATGCCCAGATTATATCTTTCAGGCAATGAAGCGATTGCTTATGGTTTAATTCAGGCAGGAGTTAGATTTATCACTGGTTATCCAGGAACTCCATCAAGCGAGATTATTCCTACCTTTCAAAAAATAATTAAAAACAAAGGATTAAAGGCATTTGCAGAATGGTCAGTAAATGAAAAGGTTGCCTATGAAGTTGCCTACGGAGCAAGCCTTGCAGAAATTAAGACAGCTGTTACAATGAAACAAGTTGGACTTAATGTGGCAATGGATCCGTTTATGAACTCTGCCTATGTGGGAACAAACTCTGCTATGGTGCTTGTAAGTGTGGATGACCCTGGTCCTCATTCTTCTCAAACAGAACAGGACAGCCGCTTTTTTGCAGTGGCTGCAAAGATACCTATACTTGACCCTTCAACAGTTCAGGAAGCCTATGATTTTGCAAAAAGGGCAGTTGAACTAAGCAGAAAATATGGTATACCAGTTATGCTCCGGGGTACAACAAGGGTTTCTCATGGAAGGGCTGATGTAGAGCTTAAAGGAAATTTTGTAAATGAGCCATTAAAAGCTCAATTTAAAATTCTAAAGGATTGGGATAAAAAACTTTGGCGTTATGCAGCTACTCCTCGTCAAAGACTTATGCTTCATGCTGCTTTAAATGAGAAAATTGCTGAAATAGAGAGAACAAATGAATTAAGATTCTTTTTCAAAGGTGATATTCTTATAATCTCAAGCGGAGCAGTTTTTTCTTATCTTTATGAGTTAATTGAAGAGTATGGACTACAAAATAAGTTGACTTTAGCAAAGGTAGACATGCCCTATCCACTTAAAAAATTTGATTTTTCAGGCTACAGTAGAGTCATTGCTATAGAAGAATCCATGCCAGTGCTTGAGTTACAACTATGCACTGAAGGAAGAAGAAACGGGATAGTGCCAAAGCAGGGAGAGCTTACTCCAGAGGTTTGCGAGGAGATTTTAGGAAGAATTGGATTAATAAAGCGAGGCAAAACCATAACTGTTCCTCCACTTAAAAGACCCTCTCTTTGTCCTGGCTGTGCACACAGAATTGCTCTTTATGCGGTAAAAAAAGTTTTCGGCAAAAAAGCAATTTATGCAGGAGATATAGGCTGTTACACCCTTGCTCTTAATTTTGGAGTTACAGATACGGTTTTATGTATGGGAGCAAGTGTCTCCTTTGGTTTTGGATTTAAAAAAGCCTTTCAATTAGCTGGCACTGAGCAGGATGTGGTATCTATAATTGGAGATTCTACATTTTTTCATACAGGAATACCTCCTTTAATTGATGCAGTCCATTACAGAGTTCCCTTTTTAACAATTATCTTAGATAACAAAACAGTAGCAATGACAGGAAACCAGAAAACTCTTTCTGATGAAGTAAGTTCCTCAGGTGAACCAGTAACACCAATAATTATTGAGAATGTTGTAAAGGGAATTGGAATTAACTTTGTTCAAACTGTGGACCCCTACGATTTTGATGTTTCAGTAAAAGTACTAAAGGATGCAAAGAAGTTTCTTAAGGAGAGAAATGAAGTAGCAGTTATAGTTTTTAGACACCTATGTGTAAACACAAAGGAAGGATTAAGTGCCAATCCAAGATATAATGTAGCTGTAGTGAAAGAACTATGCAAAGGCTGTAAGCTTTGTCTTACCGAGTTTGAATGTCCTGCAATAGTATTCAAGGAAGAAGATGTCAAAGCAGAAATTGACCATACCATTTGTGTAGGATGCGGATGCTGTGTCCATATATGCCCTACTAAAGCAATTCGTTTGATATAA
- a CDS encoding 2-oxoacid:acceptor oxidoreductase family protein, with protein MKLVILGKGGQGVIFFSRVIAQASINKGLSVCSTEIKGMAKKGGAVEIQMKIGEGMSGMIRRGTADMVVLLSRELLEYAKTFSENTFAFTDDEIQTARASVPMRYVNTFLLGVFVKKTKLFECQDFINILDEENKKSFIKGCDYVQS; from the coding sequence ATGAAACTCGTTATACTTGGCAAAGGTGGACAGGGAGTTATATTTTTTTCAAGAGTGATTGCTCAGGCATCAATCAATAAGGGACTTTCTGTTTGTTCTACAGAAATTAAAGGAATGGCTAAAAAGGGTGGTGCTGTTGAGATACAGATGAAGATCGGTGAAGGAATGAGCGGAATGATTAGAAGAGGAACAGCAGATATGGTTGTTCTTTTGAGCAGAGAGTTGCTTGAGTATGCAAAAACTTTCAGTGAAAATACATTTGCTTTTACTGATGATGAAATACAAACTGCGAGGGCAAGTGTGCCCATGAGATATGTTAATACCTTTTTACTCGGTGTTTTTGTAAAAAAGACAAAACTTTTTGAGTGCCAAGATTTCATAAATATTCTTGATGAGGAAAACAAAAAATCATTTATAAAGGGGTGCGATTATGTTCAATCCTGA